A single genomic interval of Apteryx mantelli isolate bAptMan1 chromosome 21, bAptMan1.hap1, whole genome shotgun sequence harbors:
- the GTF3C5 gene encoding general transcription factor 3C polypeptide 5, with amino-acid sequence MLLKVRRRTKKKKQQQLDAEEQVQPEVKFEMEILGTVTTVYKFQGMSDFQYLAMHSGPDGKQTSMYDKVLMLKPEKEEFFNRELPLYIPPPIFSRLDTPVDYFYRPDIQHRDGYNNPQVSGENLIGLSRARRPHNAIFVNFDDEEVPAKPLDAAVQTWKKVCTNPVDKKVEEELRKLFEVRPVWSRNAVKANISVHPDKLKLLLPYLAYYMLTGPWRSLWVRFGYDPRKHPEAKIYQVLDFRIRCGMKYGYAPNDMPVKAKRSTYNYSLPITVKKPVSHTVSIHDLKQGLGTSGTSTSKKPASSRYKLKESIYIFREGALPPYRQMFYQLCDLNVESLQKIIRRNDGAESECTERDGWCLPKTSDDLRDTMSLMIKQIIRSTRPALFSSTTSSEDGKEQLTYESGEEEDDEEEEEEDFKPSDGSENEMETEILDYV; translated from the exons ATGCTGCTCAAGGTCCGGAGGAGGaccaagaagaagaaacagcagcagTTGGATGCTGAAGAACAAGTTCAGCCAGAAGTCAAGTTCGAAATGGAAATTCTGGGCACTGTCACTACTGTTTACAAATTTCAAG GAATGTCTGACTTCCAGTACCTGGCAATGCACTCTGGACCTGATGGCAAACAAACCTCCATGTATGACAAAGTCCTAATGCTCAAACCAGAGAAGGAAGAATTCTTCAATAGAGAGTTACCTCTCTACATCCCTCCACCAATTTTCTCACGTCTGGACACTCCTGTTGACTATTTTTATCGGCCAGATATACAACACCG GGATGGATACAACAATCCCCAAGTATCTGGTGAGAACCTGATTGGCCTCAGCAGAGCACGTCGCCCACACAACGCTATCTTTGTGAACTTTGATGATGAAGAAGTCCCAGCTAAACCACTGGATGCTGCTGTACAGACCTGGAAGAAAGTGTGCACTAATCCTGTGGATAAAAAGGTGGAGGAAGAACTGCGAAAG CTCTTTGAAGTCCGTCCTGTCTGGTCTCGGAATGCAGTAAAGGCCAATATCAGTGTTCATCCAGACAAGCTGAAACTTCTGTTGCCATATTTGGCCTATTACATG CTAACAGGTCCCTGGAGAAGCTTATGGGTTAGGTTTGGGTATGACCCCAGAAAACACCCTGAAGCAAAAATTTATCAAGTCCTGGATTTCCGAATTCGCTGTGGAATGAAATATG GTTATGCCCCTAATGATATGCCAGTGAAAGCAAAACGCAGCACGTATAACTACAGTCTACCCATCACTGTCAAAAAGCCAG TAAGTCATACAGTCAGTATACATGATCTGAAACAAGGGCTCGGTACTTCTGGGACATCCACTTCAAAAAAGCCTGCTTCCAGCAGGTACAAACTGAAG gaATCTATCTACATTTTCCGAGAAGGAGCCTTACCACCTTATCGGCAGATGTTCTACCAGCTCTGTGACTTGAATGTGGAAAG CTTACAGAAAATCATCCGTCGGAATGATGGTGCAGAGTCAGAATGCACAGAGCGGGATGGGTGGTGCCTTCCAAAGACCAGTGATGATCTGCGAGATACCATGTCTCTGATGATAAAGCAGATAATCAGATCCACAAGACCTG CTCTTTTTTCAAGTACAACAAGCAGTGAAGATGGCAAAGAGCAGCTGACATATGAGTCTGGAGAGGAAGAGgatgatgaagaggaggaggaagaggacttCAAGCCTTCTGATGGGagtgaaaatgaaatggaaactgaAATTCTGGACTACGTATGA